In Streptomyces sp. NBC_00878, a single window of DNA contains:
- a CDS encoding RNA-guided endonuclease TnpB family protein, whose amino-acid sequence MQLRYSFRLYPEPGQARALSRAFGCARVVFNDAVRARRTAREQGLPYPSLGLLSKTLVTQAKKRPERSWLGEVCAVVLQQSLRDVESAYRGFFASLKGERKGPRVAVPRFKSRKDSRASIRFTANARWSVTASGRLNLPKIGPVKVAWSRPLPTTPSSVTVIKDSAGRYYASFVIDTDPDADAAVMPDSDQAIGIDLGLTHFAVLSDGTKISSPRFLRRAEKKLKKTQRELSRKQKDSKNRTNARLKVARAHAKVADARREFHHQLSTRLIRENQAIAVEDLAVNGLARTRLAKSVHDAGWSAFVNMLEYKAARYGRTFVKIGRFEPTSQTCSTCGHRDGPKPLHVRQWTCAACGTTHDRDTNAANNIKTAAGLAATACGAPVRPGLVPAQRQETGSHGIPTRRRAAKRHSTR is encoded by the coding sequence GTGCAGCTCCGATACTCCTTCAGGTTGTACCCGGAGCCCGGCCAGGCGCGTGCGCTGTCCCGGGCGTTCGGGTGCGCCCGTGTCGTGTTCAACGACGCCGTGCGGGCCCGGCGCACTGCCCGTGAGCAGGGACTGCCGTACCCTTCGCTCGGATTGTTGTCCAAGACGTTGGTGACCCAGGCGAAGAAGCGTCCGGAGCGGTCCTGGCTGGGCGAGGTCTGCGCGGTCGTGCTCCAGCAGTCCCTGCGCGATGTGGAGTCCGCCTACCGGGGCTTCTTCGCCTCTCTCAAGGGCGAACGCAAAGGCCCCAGGGTGGCCGTTCCCCGGTTCAAGTCCCGCAAGGACTCCCGGGCCTCGATCCGCTTCACCGCGAACGCGCGCTGGTCGGTCACCGCGAGTGGGCGGCTGAACCTGCCGAAGATCGGGCCGGTGAAGGTCGCCTGGTCCCGGCCCCTGCCCACCACCCCCTCCAGCGTCACCGTAATCAAGGACAGTGCGGGCCGGTACTACGCCTCCTTCGTCATCGACACCGACCCCGATGCCGACGCCGCCGTCATGCCCGACAGTGACCAGGCCATCGGCATCGACCTCGGCCTCACTCACTTTGCTGTTCTCTCCGACGGCACGAAGATCTCCTCTCCGAGGTTCCTGCGCCGCGCGGAGAAGAAACTGAAGAAGACCCAGCGGGAGCTGTCCCGCAAACAGAAAGATTCGAAGAACCGGACCAATGCCCGGTTGAAAGTCGCCCGCGCCCACGCGAAAGTGGCCGATGCCCGCCGCGAGTTCCACCACCAGCTCTCCACCCGGCTGATCCGCGAGAACCAAGCGATCGCCGTGGAAGACCTGGCCGTGAACGGCCTCGCGCGCACCCGCCTGGCCAAGTCGGTCCACGACGCGGGCTGGTCGGCGTTCGTGAACATGCTGGAATACAAGGCCGCCCGGTACGGACGGACCTTCGTCAAGATCGGCCGGTTCGAACCGACCAGCCAGACCTGCTCGACCTGCGGCCACCGCGACGGGCCCAAACCCCTCCACGTCCGACAGTGGACCTGTGCCGCCTGCGGCACGACCCACGACCGGGACACCAACGCCGCGAACAACATCAAGACGGCCGCCGGACTGGCGGCAACAGCCTGCGGAGCGCCGGTAAGACCAGGACTCGTCCCGGCACAGCGTCAAGAAACAGGAAGCCACGGAATCCCTACCAGGCGCCGTGCCGCGAAGCGGCACAGCACCCGCTAG
- a CDS encoding VOC family protein, translated as MSDDKSYELLGFDNVLLPVGDLDEALGFYGRAGFPVAFRLDEAGIALLKVGNETPGVLLRMDEELGRRTPSWPACRVWLEVRDARATARALTAAGIQPLDEPFPVATGWTVEIADPWGNVIGFTDYSKRPELARAD; from the coding sequence ATGTCAGATGACAAGTCGTACGAACTGCTCGGTTTCGACAACGTACTGCTGCCCGTCGGGGATCTCGACGAGGCGCTGGGCTTCTACGGGCGGGCCGGTTTCCCGGTGGCGTTCCGCCTCGACGAGGCCGGGATCGCCCTGCTGAAGGTGGGGAACGAGACTCCTGGCGTGCTGCTGCGCATGGACGAGGAGCTCGGACGACGGACACCGTCGTGGCCGGCGTGCCGCGTCTGGCTGGAGGTGCGGGACGCGCGGGCGACGGCGCGGGCGCTGACCGCGGCCGGGATCCAGCCCCTCGACGAGCCGTTCCCGGTGGCCACCGGCTGGACCGTCGAGATCGCGGATCCCTGGGGCAACGTCATCGGCTTCACGGACTACAGCAAGCGGCCGGAACTGGCGCGCGCCGACTGA
- a CDS encoding thiol-disulfide oxidoreductase DCC family protein, whose product MATATTPDRDAARVPVLGLTVLYDAQCSLCAFLRDWLVRQRQLVPLELVPAASEAARRRFPGLDHAATLDEITVVGDAGQVYRSTAAWIVTLWALAEHRPTAHRLSTPAGARLARGAVLAAAKWRAGQRARRQQGAWGGGAYYAADGWAYHPRAGWTYDPPACDSGTCAPR is encoded by the coding sequence ATGGCCACCGCCACCACCCCGGACCGGGACGCCGCGCGCGTCCCGGTCCTCGGGCTCACCGTCCTGTACGACGCGCAGTGCTCGCTCTGCGCCTTCCTGCGCGACTGGCTCGTACGGCAGCGCCAGTTGGTGCCCCTGGAGCTGGTGCCCGCCGCGTCGGAGGCCGCCCGGCGGCGCTTCCCGGGGCTCGACCACGCGGCGACGCTCGACGAGATCACCGTGGTCGGCGACGCGGGCCAGGTCTACCGGTCCACCGCCGCCTGGATCGTCACCCTGTGGGCACTCGCCGAGCACCGCCCGACGGCCCACCGGCTCAGCACCCCGGCCGGGGCCCGCCTCGCGCGGGGCGCGGTCCTCGCCGCCGCCAAGTGGCGTGCGGGGCAGCGGGCGCGCAGGCAGCAGGGCGCCTGGGGCGGCGGCGCCTACTACGCGGCCGACGGATGGGCGTACCACCCGCGCGCGGGCTGGACCTACGACCCGCCCGCCTGCGACAGCGGCACCTGCGCGCCTCGTTAG
- a CDS encoding TetR/AcrR family transcriptional regulator — MPAAKDSASRPDGPAEPEGPARPSRAPAKSEQTRALILETAMRLFQERGYEKTTMRAIAQEAGVSVGNAYYYFAGKEHLIQGFYDRLAAEHRVAVREVLEGETDLEARIAGVLKAWLDVATPYHEFAVQFFKNAADPDSPLSPFSAESEHARVEAIGVCREVLAGSKAKIPAELREVLPELLWLSQMGLVLYWVFDRTEGRERSYRLAERGARLTSLGISLARFRVLRPLVREVHELFTDFLPGMTNALPDPAKKSAK; from the coding sequence GTGCCAGCAGCGAAAGACAGTGCCAGTCGTCCGGACGGCCCCGCGGAGCCGGAGGGCCCCGCCCGGCCGTCCCGTGCGCCCGCCAAGAGCGAGCAGACCCGGGCCCTGATCCTGGAGACGGCGATGCGCCTGTTCCAGGAGCGGGGCTACGAGAAGACGACGATGCGGGCCATCGCCCAGGAGGCCGGGGTCTCCGTAGGCAACGCGTACTACTACTTCGCCGGCAAGGAACACCTGATCCAGGGCTTCTACGACCGGCTCGCCGCCGAGCACCGGGTGGCGGTCCGCGAGGTCCTGGAAGGGGAGACGGATCTGGAGGCCCGGATCGCCGGGGTCCTGAAGGCGTGGCTGGACGTGGCGACGCCGTACCACGAGTTCGCGGTGCAGTTCTTCAAGAACGCGGCCGATCCGGACAGCCCGCTCAGCCCGTTCTCCGCCGAGTCGGAGCACGCGCGCGTGGAGGCCATCGGGGTCTGCCGCGAGGTGCTGGCGGGCTCCAAGGCGAAGATCCCGGCGGAACTGCGGGAGGTGCTCCCCGAGTTGCTGTGGCTCTCCCAGATGGGGCTCGTCCTGTACTGGGTCTTCGACCGCACGGAGGGCCGCGAGCGCAGCTACCGCCTCGCCGAACGCGGCGCCCGGCTCACCTCGCTCGGCATCTCGCTGGCCCGCTTCCGCGTACTGCGGCCTCTGGTCCGCGAGGTGCACGAACTGTTCACGGACTTCCTGCCGGGGATGACGAACGCACTGCCCGACCCCGCCAAGAAGTCCGCGAAATAG
- a CDS encoding MMPL family transporter — protein MARWCYRHRLVVLLLWVGGVLGLGFAGSAAGTNYADTFTLPNTDSTRAYDLMEKAFPERSGDTDTVVWKVDAGTVRDASVRSRIEPALEEIGRMKGVGEVSSPYAPQGDTQISRNGRIAYAQVTFTEQANGVPKELVQDVVDTAQDAERAGLQVELGGQAITRIQEPPTGIAEMVGILAAAIVLFLAFGSLFAMLLPLVVAIAALGTGLMGTSLLSHVTDVPEVAPLLGSLIGLGVGIDYALFIVTRHRRGILRGMKPEESAVTALNTSGRAVLFAGGTVCIALAGMLVMNMRFLDGVVVATSLTVVLSVLAAITLLPALLGMLGMRVLSRRQRRRLAAAGPEPAEASGLAARWSSYVEKRPRSVAAGALVVMMILALPVLSIRLGATDQGNHQDSTTTRQAYDLLAEGFGPGFNGPLQVVMDGGDADALVSTIRSTEGVAQVAAAPPSQGITVIQVVPTTSPQSEQTDQLIDRLRDGVIPASGTEAHVGGVTAVFKDFAAVTGERLPYFVAAIISLGFLLLMVAFRSLVVPLTAALMNLIAAAASFGVLVAIFQWGWGTELIGVGKEGPITAFLPVIMLSLLFGLSMDYQVFLVSRMHEEWVHTKDNARAVRVGLAETSRVINCAALIMICVFSAFVLSGDMEGAMAGIGLAAAVALDAFILRTALVPAAMHLLGNSNWWLPAGLEKRLPHLAVEPREEEVSEPHARVPDADGGSTVIHGFVRTPDGAPVEGAALTLLSKGGRQLDRVTSLADGSYIVSVPSAGTYLLAVTATDHPSRARHVIVGAEPLVYDVELAEDEVDAVN, from the coding sequence TTGGCACGGTGGTGCTATCGGCACCGGCTGGTGGTCCTGTTGCTGTGGGTGGGGGGAGTGTTGGGGCTGGGCTTCGCGGGATCCGCCGCGGGCACGAACTACGCGGACACCTTCACCCTTCCGAACACGGACTCCACGCGCGCGTACGACCTGATGGAGAAGGCCTTCCCGGAGAGGTCGGGCGACACCGACACGGTGGTGTGGAAGGTCGACGCGGGTACGGTACGGGACGCGTCCGTACGTTCCCGGATCGAGCCCGCCCTGGAGGAGATCGGGCGCATGAAGGGCGTCGGCGAGGTCAGCAGCCCGTACGCCCCCCAGGGGGACACGCAGATCAGCCGGAACGGGCGGATCGCCTATGCCCAGGTGACCTTCACCGAGCAGGCGAACGGCGTCCCCAAGGAGCTGGTGCAGGACGTCGTCGACACGGCGCAGGACGCCGAACGCGCCGGTCTCCAGGTGGAGCTGGGCGGGCAGGCGATCACCCGGATCCAGGAGCCGCCCACCGGCATCGCCGAGATGGTCGGCATCCTGGCCGCGGCGATCGTCCTCTTCCTGGCCTTCGGCTCGCTCTTCGCGATGCTGCTGCCGCTCGTCGTCGCGATCGCGGCCCTCGGCACCGGCCTGATGGGGACCTCGCTGCTCAGCCATGTCACCGACGTACCCGAGGTGGCCCCGCTGCTGGGTTCGTTGATCGGCCTCGGCGTCGGTATCGACTACGCGCTGTTCATCGTCACGCGGCACCGGCGCGGCATCCTGCGCGGCATGAAGCCCGAGGAGTCCGCCGTCACGGCCCTCAACACCTCGGGCCGCGCCGTGCTGTTCGCGGGCGGCACGGTGTGCATCGCGCTCGCCGGCATGCTCGTGATGAACATGCGCTTCCTGGACGGCGTGGTCGTCGCGACCTCGCTGACCGTCGTGCTCAGCGTGCTCGCCGCGATCACCCTGCTGCCCGCGCTCCTCGGCATGCTCGGCATGCGCGTCCTCAGCCGCAGGCAGCGGCGCAGGCTCGCCGCGGCGGGACCGGAACCGGCGGAGGCGAGCGGCCTCGCGGCGCGCTGGTCCTCGTACGTGGAGAAGCGGCCGCGCTCGGTCGCCGCCGGGGCGCTGGTCGTGATGATGATCCTCGCGCTGCCCGTCCTGTCGATCCGGCTGGGCGCCACCGACCAGGGCAACCACCAGGACTCGACGACCACGCGGCAGGCGTACGACCTGCTCGCGGAGGGCTTCGGGCCCGGCTTCAACGGTCCGCTCCAGGTCGTCATGGACGGCGGTGACGCGGACGCGCTCGTGTCGACGATCCGGTCGACCGAGGGCGTCGCCCAGGTGGCCGCCGCGCCGCCTTCGCAGGGCATCACGGTGATCCAGGTCGTACCGACCACGTCACCGCAGTCCGAGCAGACGGACCAGCTCATCGACCGCCTGCGGGACGGCGTGATCCCGGCCTCCGGGACCGAGGCCCATGTGGGCGGCGTGACCGCCGTCTTCAAGGACTTCGCGGCCGTCACGGGGGAACGGCTGCCGTACTTCGTCGCGGCGATCATCTCGCTCGGCTTCCTGCTGCTGATGGTGGCCTTCCGCTCCCTGGTGGTGCCGCTGACGGCAGCCCTGATGAACCTCATCGCGGCCGCCGCGTCCTTCGGAGTGCTGGTCGCGATCTTCCAGTGGGGCTGGGGCACGGAACTCATCGGCGTCGGCAAGGAGGGGCCGATCACGGCCTTCCTGCCGGTCATCATGCTGTCGCTGCTCTTCGGGCTCTCGATGGACTACCAGGTGTTCCTGGTGAGCCGCATGCACGAGGAATGGGTGCACACCAAGGACAACGCGCGGGCGGTCCGGGTCGGCCTCGCCGAGACCAGCCGGGTCATCAACTGCGCGGCCCTGATCATGATCTGCGTGTTCTCCGCGTTCGTCCTGAGCGGCGACATGGAGGGCGCGATGGCGGGCATCGGGCTCGCGGCGGCGGTCGCGCTGGACGCGTTCATCCTGCGTACGGCCTTGGTGCCGGCCGCGATGCACCTCCTGGGGAACTCCAACTGGTGGCTGCCCGCCGGTCTGGAGAAGCGGCTGCCGCACCTGGCGGTCGAGCCCCGCGAGGAGGAGGTTTCCGAGCCCCACGCGCGCGTGCCCGACGCCGACGGCGGTTCGACCGTCATCCACGGCTTCGTCCGCACCCCGGACGGCGCCCCCGTCGAGGGCGCCGCGCTGACCCTGCTCTCCAAGGGCGGCCGCCAGCTCGACCGGGTGACGTCCCTGGCCGACGGCTCGTACATCGTCTCGGTACCCTCCGCGGGCACGTACCTGCTGGCCGTGACAGCCACCGACCACCCGTCCCGAGCCCGGCACGTGATCGTCGGCGCCGAACCCCTGGTGTACGACGTGGAACTGGCGGAGGACGAGGTGGACGCGGTGAACTGA
- a CDS encoding response regulator transcription factor — protein MNAHEGATVLVVEDEPSIADVLAIALRYHRFEVMTAGTVRQALTLAERTRPDAALLDVMLPDGDGRALGRELRAKQPDLALVFLTARDAPAEIVGALAFGDDYITKPFNIDEVIARITAVLRRTRPSDVLPERPPLRYGDLELDETTYSVHREGRSVELTPTEYALLRFLVRNGGRIVPKEQLLRHVWQYEHPAESTVVETYISYLRRKLDALGAPVITTRRGVGYGLA, from the coding sequence ATGAACGCTCACGAGGGTGCGACCGTCCTGGTCGTCGAGGACGAACCGAGCATCGCGGACGTCCTGGCCATCGCCCTGCGCTACCACCGCTTCGAGGTGATGACGGCCGGGACCGTGCGCCAGGCGCTGACGCTGGCCGAGCGCACCCGCCCGGACGCCGCGCTCCTCGACGTGATGCTCCCGGACGGCGACGGCCGTGCGCTGGGCCGCGAGCTGCGCGCGAAACAGCCCGACCTGGCCCTGGTGTTCCTGACCGCGCGGGACGCGCCCGCGGAGATCGTCGGCGCGCTCGCCTTCGGCGACGACTACATCACCAAGCCGTTCAACATCGACGAGGTGATCGCCCGCATCACCGCGGTCCTGCGCCGCACCCGCCCGTCCGACGTCCTCCCCGAGCGCCCGCCCCTGCGCTACGGAGACCTGGAGCTGGACGAGACGACGTACTCGGTGCACCGCGAGGGCCGCTCGGTCGAGCTCACCCCCACCGAGTACGCGCTCCTGCGCTTCCTCGTGCGCAACGGCGGCCGGATCGTTCCCAAGGAGCAGCTCCTGCGCCACGTCTGGCAGTACGAGCACCCGGCCGAGTCGACCGTCGTGGAGACGTACATCAGCTATCTGCGCCGCAAACTCGACGCCCTCGGCGCCCCGGTGATCACGACCCGCCGGGGCGTCGGATACGGGCTCGCATGA
- a CDS encoding HAMP domain-containing sensor histidine kinase produces the protein MIFLRCHSRGIHSLRGKLTLANVALLALGIIVATAVSLMGMRYYLLDQIDSELLKTRDSLGSTQITARQIDSLSALALVRDGRIPETQGPPNSDSLFAAVDGEGRATTIGRFKPTENQNDLAAAVDDPRALTGDAEPHDVSVGGNPYRVTAVSLTDGTTILLATSTDALHKGMAKALKLDLTFGVLLLALLAVLTMLSVSRRLRPLEDMVETSSAIAEGDLARRVPSSHHPTQEVEQLRLALNSMLHQVESAYRTRERSATQLRRFVADASHELRTPLSAIRGYLQLYDKGMLREPAERKRAWDRMTGEADRMARLVDELLTLARLDQQPELRFKNVDLSRLVRDAAEDLRAQQPERPVSVGAEGALLIHADESGLRQILGNLVANVRTHTPADVAVTLGLERVDGVVRLCVADEGPGLDEEDASRIFDRFFRAGGGAGSGLGMAIVQGVAMAHGGEVAVRTAPGEGLAVTVTLPAKACGG, from the coding sequence ATGATTTTCCTGCGCTGCCACAGCCGTGGCATCCACTCGCTGCGCGGCAAGCTGACGCTGGCCAACGTGGCGCTGCTGGCGCTCGGCATCATCGTGGCGACGGCGGTCAGCCTGATGGGCATGCGGTACTACCTGCTGGACCAGATCGACTCGGAGCTCCTCAAAACACGGGACTCGCTGGGGAGTACGCAGATCACCGCCCGGCAGATCGACTCCCTGAGCGCGCTGGCACTCGTCCGCGACGGGAGGATCCCGGAAACACAGGGGCCGCCGAACTCGGACTCCCTCTTCGCGGCGGTCGACGGCGAGGGACGGGCCACCACGATCGGCCGTTTCAAGCCGACGGAGAACCAGAACGACCTGGCAGCCGCGGTGGACGACCCCCGCGCGCTCACCGGTGACGCCGAACCGCACGACGTGAGCGTGGGCGGCAATCCGTACCGGGTCACCGCCGTCTCCCTCACGGACGGCACGACCATCCTGCTGGCCACCTCGACGGACGCCCTGCACAAGGGGATGGCCAAGGCCCTCAAGCTCGACCTCACCTTCGGCGTCCTGCTGCTGGCGCTCCTCGCCGTACTGACCATGCTCAGCGTGAGCCGTCGGCTGCGCCCCCTGGAGGACATGGTCGAGACCTCGTCGGCGATCGCCGAGGGCGACCTGGCCCGCCGGGTGCCGTCCAGCCACCACCCGACCCAGGAGGTCGAGCAACTGCGACTCGCCCTCAACTCGATGCTCCACCAGGTCGAGTCGGCGTACCGCACCCGCGAGCGGAGCGCGACACAGCTGCGCCGCTTCGTCGCGGACGCCTCCCACGAACTGCGTACGCCGCTGTCGGCGATCCGCGGCTACCTCCAGCTGTACGACAAGGGCATGCTGCGCGAGCCGGCCGAGCGCAAGCGGGCCTGGGACCGGATGACCGGGGAGGCCGACCGCATGGCCCGCCTGGTCGACGAGCTGCTCACCCTGGCCCGCCTCGACCAGCAGCCCGAGCTGCGCTTCAAGAACGTCGACCTGAGCCGCCTCGTGCGCGACGCGGCCGAGGATCTGCGGGCCCAGCAGCCCGAGCGCCCGGTGTCCGTGGGCGCCGAAGGAGCCCTCCTGATACACGCCGACGAGTCGGGCCTGCGTCAGATTCTTGGCAACCTCGTGGCGAACGTACGGACGCACACGCCCGCGGATGTCGCGGTCACGCTCGGGTTGGAGCGGGTGGACGGAGTCGTCCGGCTCTGCGTCGCCGACGAGGGGCCCGGGCTCGACGAGGAGGATGCCTCCCGCATCTTCGACCGGTTCTTCCGAGCGGGTGGGGGTGCGGGGAGCGGCCTTGGCATGGCCATCGTGCAGGGGGTGGCCATGGCTCACGGGGGTGAGGTGGCGGTGCGGACGGCGCCCGGGGAGGGGTTGGCAGTGACGGTTACGTTGCCTGCGAAGGCGTGTGGGGGGTGA
- a CDS encoding ATP-binding protein, with the protein MLRRNSFRLPRHPASVGLARRRVRDHLSNWGHSAGEPAFEDVVLLVSELATNAVRHGPLLEREFEVAVTALADGSCLIEVSDESPVQPRLRLVGEYDEESGRGLTLVEHLTTAWGVWTRGGYGKTVWALVPAAP; encoded by the coding sequence GTGTTGAGACGCAACTCCTTCCGGCTGCCCCGGCACCCGGCTTCGGTCGGGCTCGCCCGGCGCCGGGTGCGTGACCACCTGTCGAACTGGGGGCACAGCGCGGGGGAGCCGGCGTTCGAGGACGTAGTGCTGCTGGTGTCCGAGCTGGCGACGAACGCGGTACGGCACGGACCGCTGCTGGAGCGGGAGTTCGAGGTCGCGGTGACCGCGCTCGCGGACGGCTCCTGCCTCATAGAGGTGTCCGACGAGAGCCCCGTACAGCCCCGGTTGCGGTTGGTCGGAGAGTACGACGAGGAGTCCGGCCGGGGCCTGACCCTGGTGGAACACCTCACAACGGCCTGGGGCGTCTGGACCCGCGGAGGCTACGGAAAGACGGTATGGGCACTGGTCCCGGCGGCGCCGTAG
- a CDS encoding metallophosphoesterase yields MVIVFLVLALAVFGGLHWYVWRRMVRDTTAGPGAARRVGTVVIVVGPVLMFAGVAAERAGAPFWLQQVLAWPGFLWMAFSLYLLLALLVGEVVRPLLRRVLERRSTPTAETADVREDAPVPARVPDLEAKPYSEAEAEASSEAKAEAGAGRSEKPEPLVTGPSRRLFVSRVVGGAAAAAAVGTVGYGTYGVLRGPRVKRVTVPLAKLPRSAHGYRIAVVSDIHLGPVLGRGFAQKVVDTINSTQPDLIAVVGDLVDGSVKDLGPAAAPLAQLKARHGSFFVTGNHEYFSGVDEWVAHVRELGLRPMENARTELADFDLAGVNDVAGEDEGQGPDFVKALGDRDRTRACVLLAHQPVQIHDAVEHGVDLQLSGHTHGGQLWPGNLVADRVNPTLAGLERYGDTQLYVSRGAGAWGPPTRVGAPSDITVVELASRQA; encoded by the coding sequence GTGGTCATCGTGTTTCTGGTCCTGGCCCTGGCCGTGTTCGGCGGGCTGCACTGGTACGTGTGGCGTCGGATGGTGCGCGACACGACCGCGGGGCCGGGAGCCGCCCGACGCGTGGGCACGGTCGTGATCGTTGTCGGGCCGGTACTCATGTTCGCGGGGGTCGCCGCCGAGCGGGCGGGGGCGCCGTTCTGGCTGCAACAGGTGCTGGCCTGGCCCGGCTTCCTGTGGATGGCGTTCTCGCTCTATCTGCTGCTGGCTTTGCTGGTGGGGGAGGTTGTGCGGCCCTTGCTCCGGCGGGTGCTGGAGCGGCGTTCGACGCCCACGGCGGAGACGGCGGACGTACGCGAGGACGCACCCGTACCCGCGCGAGTCCCAGACCTGGAAGCCAAGCCCTACTCCGAAGCCGAAGCCGAAGCCTCCTCAGAAGCCAAAGCCGAGGCCGGGGCCGGGCGTTCCGAGAAGCCGGAGCCCCTGGTCACCGGGCCCTCGCGTCGTCTCTTCGTGTCGCGTGTGGTGGGCGGGGCCGCTGCCGCCGCGGCTGTGGGGACGGTCGGATACGGGACGTACGGCGTCCTGCGTGGGCCCAGGGTGAAGCGGGTCACCGTGCCCCTCGCGAAGCTCCCGAGGTCGGCTCACGGGTATCGGATCGCCGTCGTAAGCGATATCCATCTGGGGCCCGTGCTGGGGCGTGGGTTCGCGCAGAAGGTGGTCGACACCATCAACTCGACGCAGCCCGATCTCATCGCGGTCGTCGGGGACCTCGTCGACGGCAGCGTGAAGGATCTAGGTCCCGCGGCCGCGCCCCTCGCCCAGTTGAAGGCGCGGCACGGGTCGTTCTTCGTCACGGGCAATCACGAGTACTTCTCCGGTGTCGACGAGTGGGTCGCGCACGTACGGGAGCTGGGGCTGCGGCCGATGGAGAACGCCCGTACGGAGTTGGCCGATTTCGATCTCGCCGGTGTCAACGACGTGGCCGGTGAGGACGAGGGGCAGGGGCCCGACTTCGTCAAGGCGCTCGGGGACCGGGACCGGACGCGGGCGTGTGTGCTGCTCGCCCACCAGCCCGTGCAGATCCATGACGCCGTGGAGCACGGCGTGGATCTTCAGCTGTCGGGGCACACGCACGGAGGCCAGTTGTGGCCCGGCAACCTCGTCGCGGACCGCGTCAATCCGACCCTGGCCGGTCTGGAGCGGTACGGGGACACGCAGCTGTACGTGTCGCGGGGCGCCGGAGCCTGGGGGCCGCCCACGCGGGTCGGTGCCCCCTCGGACATCACGGTCGTGGAACTGGCTTCCCGACAGGCCTGA
- a CDS encoding SCO4848 family membrane protein, whose protein sequence is MKLSRPVSWFLLAFGAWSWVIWITFVKNLWKDGSGLAFDDAGDPTGYFWVHLTLAVVSFVLGTVVGGIGLRGVRALRHTS, encoded by the coding sequence ATGAAGCTCAGCCGTCCCGTGTCGTGGTTCCTGCTCGCCTTCGGGGCGTGGAGCTGGGTCATCTGGATCACTTTCGTCAAAAACCTCTGGAAGGACGGGAGCGGCCTCGCGTTCGACGACGCGGGCGATCCGACCGGGTACTTCTGGGTGCACCTGACGCTCGCCGTTGTCTCCTTTGTTTTGGGGACGGTCGTCGGTGGCATCGGGTTGCGCGGTGTTCGAGCCTTGCGTCACACGTCTTAA
- a CDS encoding D-alanyl-D-alanine carboxypeptidase, protein MSTVGGAQLGRSGTQANLGTGAPVLPKDLSARSWIVTDAESGDVLASHNAHWRLPPASTLKMLFADTLLPKFPRTQKHKVVSSDLAGIGSGSSMVGVKENETYTVHDLWLGVFLRSGNDAVHVLSAMNKGVEPTVKDMNAHAEELQALDTHVVSPDGYDAPGQVSSAYDLTLFARSGLQKKDFREYCSTVRAKFPGETKKNKKGKTTRGSFEIQNTNRLLSGDYGLDAYKGIAGVKNGNTTNAGSTFTGVAERDGKVLLVTVMNPQKEEHDQVYKETAKLLDWGFQASGKVEPVGELVAPKGADTGAQPGANASGEAGGSGDGKASSKPVAASTKTSGSGGVGIALAITGGVLVFLAAGVFVINRRWPLPDLMRRRR, encoded by the coding sequence ATGTCGACCGTGGGCGGCGCCCAGCTCGGCCGGTCCGGCACCCAGGCGAACCTCGGCACCGGCGCCCCGGTCCTCCCGAAGGACCTCAGCGCCCGCTCCTGGATCGTCACGGACGCCGAGTCCGGCGATGTCCTCGCCTCGCACAACGCGCACTGGCGGCTGCCCCCGGCGAGCACGCTGAAGATGCTGTTCGCCGACACCCTGCTGCCGAAGTTCCCGAGGACGCAGAAGCACAAGGTCGTGTCGTCCGACCTGGCGGGCATCGGCTCGGGCTCCAGCATGGTGGGCGTCAAGGAGAACGAGACGTACACGGTCCACGACCTGTGGCTCGGCGTCTTCCTTCGCTCCGGCAACGACGCCGTCCATGTCCTGTCCGCGATGAACAAGGGCGTCGAGCCGACCGTCAAGGACATGAACGCGCACGCCGAGGAGCTCCAGGCACTCGACACGCATGTGGTCAGCCCCGACGGCTACGACGCGCCGGGGCAGGTGTCGTCGGCGTACGACCTGACCCTGTTCGCCCGCTCCGGCCTGCAGAAGAAGGACTTCCGGGAGTACTGCTCGACGGTCCGCGCGAAGTTCCCCGGCGAGACCAAGAAGAACAAGAAGGGCAAGACGACCCGCGGGTCCTTCGAGATCCAGAACACCAACCGGCTGCTGAGCGGCGACTACGGTCTCGACGCCTACAAAGGCATCGCGGGTGTGAAGAACGGCAACACCACGAACGCGGGCTCGACCTTCACGGGGGTCGCCGAGCGGGACGGCAAGGTACTGCTCGTCACGGTCATGAACCCCCAGAAGGAGGAGCACGACCAGGTCTACAAGGAGACCGCCAAGCTCCTCGACTGGGGTTTCCAGGCGTCCGGCAAGGTCGAGCCGGTGGGCGAGCTGGTGGCGCCGAAGGGCGCGGACACGGGCGCGCAGCCGGGCGCGAACGCCTCGGGCGAGGCAGGCGGTTCGGGCGACGGCAAGGCCTCCTCGAAGCCCGTCGCGGCCTCGACGAAGACGAGCGGCTCGGGCGGCGTCGGTATCGCGCTGGCGATCACCGGCGGCGTGCTCGTGTTCCTCGCCGCCGGCGTCTTCGTGATCAACCGCCGCTGGCCGCTCCCCGACCTGATGCGCCGCCGCCGCTGA